The Cylindrospermopsis curvispora GIHE-G1 genome contains a region encoding:
- the alaS gene encoding alanine--tRNA ligase has protein sequence MSSKYLSGNHIRQLFLDFYTQRQHQPLPSASLVPEDPTVLLTIAGMLPFKPIFLGQRAAEFKRATTSQKCIRTNDIENVGRTKRHHTFFEMLGNFSFGDYFKEQAIAWGWEISTEVFGLPAERLVVSVFEEDDEAFNIWKQQIGVPEKRIKRMGADDNFWVSGPTGPCGPCSEIYYDFHPELGDDHIDLEDDSRFIEFYNLVFMQYNRDGSGNLTPLQNKNIDTGMGLERMAQILQKVPNNYETDLIFPIIETAAKIAKINYHDSDENTKVSLKVIGDHVRAVVHMIADDIRASNVGRGYILRRLIRRVVRHGRLIGIPGEFINQVAETAISLSQSVYPHLRQREAVIKAELEREEGNFLKTLDRGEKLLGEIIQEVKKQGLTVISGESAFTLYDTYGFPLELTQEIAQEQNLRVDVEGFNTEMHKQIERGKAAHETIDLTVQGSLDKLAEHIHSTEFIGYEKLAITAKIAVLLVEGIAQAAAPAGTNVQIVLDKTPFYAESGGQVGDQGYISGDGVLIRIEDVKKESDFFIHFGKIERGTVRVGDIVTAQVDSANRRRAQSNHTATHLLQAALKKVVDEGISQAGSLVSFDRLRFDFNCPRSLTEDEVQQVEDLVNAWISQAHPAQVEILPLPEAKARGAVAMFGEKYGDQVRVIDFPGVSMELCGGTHVNNTGEIGVFKIISQVGVSAGIRRIEAVSGAAVLDYLNVRDKVVKDLSDRFKVKPEEIPDRITILQTELRHNEKVIQNLKSQLAIVKSDSLLQTAQVVGEHKIIVAQMTDIDPESLKDAAERLLQKIVNGAVVLASIPEPGKVSIVAAFSSHVNEKGLQAGKFVGNIAKLCGGGGGGKPNLAQAGGRDASKLPQALESAKDNLLRALK, from the coding sequence ATGTCATCAAAGTATCTTAGCGGTAACCATATTCGTCAACTATTCCTGGACTTTTACACCCAAAGACAACACCAACCCCTCCCCAGCGCTTCCCTGGTACCAGAAGATCCCACAGTGCTGCTGACGATTGCGGGTATGTTGCCGTTTAAACCCATATTTTTAGGACAGCGCGCAGCAGAATTCAAACGGGCTACTACATCGCAAAAATGTATTCGTACTAATGACATTGAAAATGTGGGAAGGACAAAACGCCATCACACATTTTTTGAAATGTTAGGTAATTTTAGTTTTGGTGACTATTTCAAAGAACAAGCAATAGCTTGGGGGTGGGAAATATCCACAGAGGTTTTTGGACTTCCCGCAGAAAGATTAGTAGTCAGTGTATTTGAAGAGGACGACGAGGCCTTTAATATTTGGAAACAACAAATTGGTGTTCCAGAAAAACGCATTAAGCGGATGGGTGCTGACGATAACTTTTGGGTTTCTGGTCCCACAGGTCCTTGTGGTCCTTGTTCAGAAATTTATTATGATTTTCACCCAGAATTGGGAGATGATCACATTGATTTAGAAGACGACAGTAGATTTATCGAGTTTTATAACTTGGTATTTATGCAGTATAATCGGGATGGGTCTGGAAATCTCACACCCTTACAAAATAAAAACATTGATACTGGCATGGGTTTAGAGAGAATGGCACAAATTCTCCAAAAGGTTCCCAATAATTATGAAACAGATCTGATTTTTCCCATTATTGAAACTGCAGCAAAAATTGCCAAAATCAACTATCATGACAGTGACGAAAATACCAAAGTTTCCCTAAAAGTTATTGGTGACCATGTGCGGGCTGTAGTACACATGATTGCCGATGACATTCGTGCATCCAATGTTGGTAGGGGGTACATTTTACGTCGCTTGATTCGTCGCGTTGTCAGACATGGAAGATTAATAGGAATTCCTGGAGAATTTATCAATCAAGTTGCAGAAACGGCAATTTCCCTTTCCCAGTCTGTGTATCCCCATTTACGCCAAAGGGAAGCGGTTATTAAAGCTGAATTAGAACGGGAAGAAGGTAACTTTTTAAAAACCTTGGACAGGGGAGAAAAACTACTGGGGGAAATTATTCAGGAGGTAAAAAAACAGGGTTTAACTGTCATTTCTGGGGAAAGTGCTTTTACCCTATATGATACCTACGGTTTTCCCCTAGAACTAACCCAAGAAATTGCCCAAGAGCAAAATCTAAGGGTGGATGTTGAAGGGTTCAATACAGAAATGCACAAGCAAATAGAACGTGGGAAAGCTGCACACGAAACCATTGATTTAACAGTCCAGGGTTCCCTAGACAAACTAGCAGAACATATTCACTCTACCGAGTTTATCGGTTATGAAAAATTGGCTATAACAGCTAAAATTGCCGTTTTGTTAGTGGAAGGTATTGCTCAAGCAGCAGCACCAGCGGGAACTAACGTACAAATTGTCCTGGATAAAACCCCATTTTATGCAGAATCTGGTGGACAAGTTGGAGACCAAGGTTATATTTCCGGTGACGGGGTTTTAATCAGAATTGAAGATGTGAAAAAGGAATCCGACTTCTTTATTCATTTTGGCAAAATAGAAAGGGGTACGGTGAGAGTGGGCGATATTGTAACTGCTCAGGTTGACAGTGCTAATCGTCGTCGCGCCCAATCTAATCACACCGCAACTCATTTATTACAAGCTGCACTAAAGAAAGTTGTAGATGAAGGAATTTCTCAAGCAGGTTCCCTAGTTTCATTTGACAGATTGCGATTTGATTTTAACTGTCCTAGATCCTTAACTGAAGATGAGGTTCAACAGGTGGAGGATCTGGTAAATGCTTGGATTTCTCAAGCACATCCAGCTCAGGTAGAGATATTACCATTACCGGAAGCGAAAGCTAGAGGTGCGGTGGCCATGTTTGGGGAGAAATATGGTGACCAGGTGCGGGTAATAGATTTCCCTGGTGTTTCTATGGAGTTATGTGGAGGAACTCATGTGAATAACACTGGAGAAATTGGGGTTTTCAAAATTATTTCTCAAGTGGGAGTTTCTGCAGGAATCAGAAGAATAGAAGCAGTATCAGGTGCAGCAGTTTTGGACTATTTAAATGTCCGCGATAAGGTGGTCAAGGACCTAAGTGACCGATTTAAGGTCAAACCGGAAGAAATTCCCGATAGAATCACCATTTTACAAACTGAACTTCGCCACAATGAGAAGGTAATTCAAAATCTCAAGTCCCAGTTAGCTATAGTTAAATCTGACAGTTTACTACAAACCGCCCAGGTAGTAGGGGAACATAAAATTATTGTGGCACAAATGACCGATATTGATCCAGAATCCCTCAAGGATGCTGCTGAAAGACTATTGCAAAAAATCGTCAATGGAGCAGTGGTTTTAGCTTCCATTCCCGAACCTGGAAAGGTCAGTATAGTTGCTGCATTTAGTTCTCATGTTAATGAAAAAGGTTTGCAAGCTGGTAAGTTTGTTGGTAATATAGCAAAACTCTGTGGTGGGGGAGGTGGTGGAAAACCCAATCTTGCTCAAGCTGGAGGTAGGGATGCTAGTAAGTTACCACAAGCTTTAGAAAGTGCTAAAGATAATTTGTTAAGGGCCTTGAAATAG
- a CDS encoding agmatinase family protein codes for MNNIQDYDPSGIAQINGNLLGLPDTYDSANLIIFPVPWEVTVSYRTGTGNGPQRILDGSYQIDLFDLDNPDGWKQGIFLMEISQDILDKNHYYRQQAAKIIQRQAEGKDLKADPDLTIILAEINQAGRDLNKWLFDQCQQTISQGKKVGVIGGDHSSPLGYLQALGSQYSDFGILHIDAHADLRPAYEGFEFSHGSIMFNALEIPQISKLVQVGLRDICIDEVEIIKSSNNRIVAYYDPIIKQQQYAGKTWNDLCEEIVANLPHHVYISFDVDGLDPKLCPHTGTPVPGGLELEQAYGLFRKVVKTGRKIIGFDVCEVGDGEWDGNVGARIVYKLANLLHLTYTDCG; via the coding sequence ATGAACAATATTCAAGACTACGATCCCAGTGGTATAGCACAAATCAATGGTAATCTGTTAGGGTTACCAGACACTTATGATTCTGCTAATTTAATAATCTTCCCCGTTCCCTGGGAAGTAACCGTTTCATATAGGACTGGAACTGGGAATGGACCACAGCGGATTTTGGATGGTTCCTACCAAATAGATTTATTTGACCTTGATAACCCTGATGGTTGGAAGCAAGGGATTTTTCTTATGGAAATCTCCCAAGATATCCTAGATAAAAATCATTATTATCGTCAACAAGCTGCCAAAATTATTCAAAGACAAGCAGAGGGTAAAGACCTAAAAGCAGATCCAGACTTAACCATTATATTAGCAGAAATAAACCAAGCAGGGAGAGACTTGAATAAGTGGTTATTTGACCAGTGTCAACAGACAATCTCCCAGGGGAAAAAAGTAGGGGTTATTGGTGGTGACCACAGTTCACCCTTGGGTTATTTACAAGCTCTAGGGAGTCAATATTCTGATTTTGGTATCTTACATATAGATGCACATGCAGATTTAAGACCTGCTTATGAAGGATTTGAATTTTCCCATGGGTCAATTATGTTCAATGCACTAGAAATACCCCAGATATCCAAATTAGTACAGGTTGGTTTACGGGATATTTGTATTGATGAAGTAGAAATTATTAAAAGTTCAAATAATCGCATTGTGGCTTATTATGACCCAATCATTAAACAGCAGCAATATGCTGGTAAAACTTGGAATGACTTATGTGAAGAAATAGTGGCTAATTTACCCCACCATGTGTACATCAGCTTTGATGTTGATGGTTTGGATCCTAAACTCTGTCCTCACACTGGAACCCCCGTACCTGGTGGATTGGAATTGGAGCAAGCTTATGGTTTATTCAGGAAAGTGGTCAAAACTGGTAGAAAGATTATTGGTTTTGATGTGTGTGAGGTTGGTGACGGGGAGTGGGATGGTAACGTAGGTGCGAGAATTGTTTATAAGTTAGCGAATTTATTACACTTAACCTATACTGATTGTGGTTAA
- a CDS encoding TIGR00297 family protein, with amino-acid sequence MLELFNTINPWLAGGALNAALLTLVDRIPNKLLTPAGIRHAWLLGVIIWGTLGWPGYLVVGFYFIVGSGVTRIGIKQKQVQGIAEKRSGARGPENVWGSALIGALCSLGVLLLPAWSYLLCLGYVASFSTKLSDTTASEIGKAYGKRTFLITTLQPVPRGTEGAISLEGTLAGMVGSILVAIVGWSVNLIDMPGIFWCAIASFIATNLESVIGATLQSKYTWLTNEVVNIFNTLIGAIVAMILALVFQRVLI; translated from the coding sequence ATGTTAGAACTATTCAACACCATTAATCCCTGGTTAGCAGGTGGAGCATTAAACGCTGCTTTACTGACATTGGTTGATAGGATCCCCAATAAACTATTGACTCCCGCAGGTATTCGTCATGCTTGGTTATTGGGTGTAATCATCTGGGGAACATTAGGATGGCCAGGATATTTAGTAGTGGGATTTTATTTTATTGTTGGTTCGGGAGTGACTCGCATTGGGATTAAACAAAAACAAGTTCAGGGAATTGCGGAAAAACGCTCTGGTGCTCGAGGTCCAGAAAACGTTTGGGGGTCTGCTTTAATTGGAGCTTTATGTTCCCTGGGAGTATTATTACTACCCGCTTGGAGTTATTTGCTATGCTTAGGTTATGTAGCCAGTTTTAGCACCAAATTATCTGATACAACTGCTAGTGAAATAGGTAAAGCATACGGAAAACGTACATTTTTAATCACTACCCTACAACCAGTACCCAGAGGTACAGAAGGTGCAATTAGCTTAGAAGGAACTCTAGCTGGTATGGTCGGTTCAATTTTAGTGGCCATTGTGGGATGGAGTGTAAATTTAATAGATATGCCAGGAATTTTTTGGTGTGCGATCGCCTCATTTATTGCCACTAATTTAGAAAGTGTAATTGGTGCAACATTGCAGTCTAAATATACGTGGCTAACTAATGAAGTGGTGAATATTTTCAATACATTAATAGGGGCGATTGTGGCAATGATATTAGCACTAGTTTTTCAAAGAGTATTAATTTAA
- a CDS encoding foldase protein PrsA, translating to MESSSFFTINDEQIELSQVVNYLQVSGRLNQFINDVVRQYILEKEIKNRNDVDISTALIEQAIIDFRLKNQLTDQEQFQNWLTNNGTDYGTFYESVSFSFKLEKLKVVITEPKLPEYFIERKIYLDRVVLSRIMVSTRELAEELQTQIQEGGSFEQLAKEYSLADEKTFNGMMGPISRGSLPDILRACVDGANMGELIGPIEIEGTFNLFRLENILLSSLENVQLKQSLQNELFEKWLGEKIQNVTVKLQVS from the coding sequence ATGGAATCCTCATCATTTTTTACAATCAATGACGAACAAATTGAACTTTCTCAAGTAGTTAATTATTTACAAGTTTCTGGTAGACTAAATCAGTTTATTAATGATGTAGTCAGACAATATATACTAGAAAAAGAGATAAAAAATAGAAATGATGTAGATATTAGCACAGCATTAATCGAGCAAGCAATAATTGATTTTAGGTTAAAAAATCAACTGACAGATCAGGAGCAGTTTCAAAATTGGTTAACCAACAATGGTACAGATTATGGAACATTTTATGAATCCGTGAGTTTTAGTTTCAAACTAGAAAAACTCAAGGTAGTAATTACCGAACCAAAACTACCGGAATATTTTATAGAAAGGAAGATTTATTTAGATCGGGTTGTGCTTTCTCGAATTATGGTGAGTACGCGAGAATTAGCGGAGGAGTTGCAGACACAGATACAAGAAGGAGGTAGTTTTGAACAACTGGCAAAAGAATATTCTTTAGCAGATGAAAAAACCTTTAATGGTATGATGGGTCCTATTAGTCGTGGTAGTTTACCAGATATACTGCGTGCTTGCGTAGATGGAGCGAATATGGGAGAATTGATTGGACCTATAGAAATAGAGGGTACTTTTAACTTATTCAGACTGGAGAATATTTTATTATCTTCCCTAGAAAATGTGCAGTTAAAACAATCATTACAGAATGAGCTATTTGAAAAATGGTTGGGAGAGAAGATTCAAAATGTGACTGTAAAATTACAAGTCAGTTAA
- a CDS encoding type I secretion system permease/ATPase — protein MLDAIEWKKLPFCWLNADQQTELKCKSEVRQYQMGEKIWSQETGRYQFFIISGKVRLRDEMNKPVVTLGDGEWFGNLQPVFKNCKAVAASREVKIIYWETSLWKEFNHPQIDQFWSDQEEQNQPTLIESSNLSTSTTKSTIPNYPFIASGNTASACLTMVMQYLNNPVAMDWVQRQLGGETPKNLIETGEKIGLIVRKIQVTWGDLNQLTFPALLQWQCSGTTTWVVVYGIKGENLIIANPLGVECEYLTQSVVESSWDGILWQTELITEQEKFNLSWFTPAIWKYRKLLGEVLLASFTLQLLGLTAPLITQVIIDKVMVQESLATLDVMAIALLLVSVFESVLGILRVFIFTHTARRLDLSLSAQLFRHLMRLPLAYFEARRVGDTVARVQELEQIRQFLTGTALTVILDSIFAIVYLALMCYYNITLTFVSLAVLPLFAALTIISTPILRNWLNQTFNRSADSQAFLVETITAIHSVKAHAAEPVARERWEGLFAKFIRTGFKASTTSNISSNIGNFFTNFSNLLILWVGARLVIDHQITVGQLIAFQMLSARVTGPLLRLVQLWQNLQQVLLSVDRIGDILNAAPEAEMGTGLVLPPLKGEVTFQQVFFRYSPHTEPVLKGISFQVQPGQFIGIVGRSGSGKSTLSKLLQRLYQIESGRILIDGFDLKSCDLASLRRQIAVVLQEDFLFNGSILENISLGNPDITAKQVVEAAKLAVAHDFISQLPFGYETNVGERGTALSGGQRQRIALARMFLSPAPILILDEATSALDSETEQQVLSNLQKISANRTVFLIAHRFAPLKRADLILVMEKGIVAEQGNHPSLLQQKGLYWSLYQRQQMSV, from the coding sequence GTGTTAGATGCTATAGAGTGGAAAAAATTGCCTTTTTGTTGGTTAAACGCTGACCAGCAAACAGAATTAAAATGTAAATCGGAAGTTCGTCAATACCAAATGGGCGAAAAAATTTGGTCACAAGAAACAGGGAGATATCAGTTTTTTATTATTAGTGGTAAAGTGCGATTGCGGGACGAGATGAATAAACCCGTGGTCACTTTAGGGGATGGAGAGTGGTTTGGCAACTTGCAGCCAGTTTTTAAAAACTGTAAAGCAGTAGCTGCTAGTAGAGAAGTAAAAATTATTTATTGGGAGACATCCTTATGGAAAGAGTTCAACCACCCCCAAATCGATCAATTTTGGTCTGACCAGGAGGAACAAAACCAACCCACCTTAATTGAGTCTTCAAATCTGAGCACATCAACTACTAAATCTACCATCCCTAACTATCCTTTTATAGCCAGTGGTAACACTGCATCCGCTTGTCTAACAATGGTGATGCAATATTTAAACAATCCCGTAGCTATGGACTGGGTGCAACGTCAACTAGGAGGAGAAACCCCCAAGAATTTAATAGAAACTGGGGAAAAAATCGGTTTAATAGTCCGGAAAATTCAGGTTACCTGGGGTGATTTAAACCAATTGACTTTTCCTGCTCTATTACAGTGGCAATGCTCCGGTACAACTACCTGGGTAGTAGTTTATGGAATCAAAGGTGAAAACCTAATTATTGCTAACCCCCTGGGTGTTGAATGTGAATATTTAACTCAATCTGTAGTCGAATCATCCTGGGATGGTATATTATGGCAAACTGAATTAATTACTGAACAGGAAAAATTCAATCTCTCCTGGTTCACACCCGCAATTTGGAAATACCGTAAGTTATTGGGTGAAGTCTTATTAGCATCCTTCACTTTACAATTACTCGGTTTAACCGCACCATTAATTACTCAAGTAATTATTGATAAAGTTATGGTGCAAGAGAGTTTAGCTACTCTCGATGTCATGGCGATCGCCCTATTATTGGTTAGTGTTTTTGAATCGGTTTTAGGAATTTTAAGGGTCTTCATTTTCACCCATACAGCAAGACGATTAGATTTGAGTTTATCTGCTCAACTTTTTCGCCATTTAATGCGTTTACCCTTGGCATATTTTGAAGCTCGTCGAGTGGGAGATACGGTTGCTAGGGTTCAAGAATTAGAACAGATTCGACAGTTTTTAACCGGTACAGCTTTAACGGTAATTCTGGATAGTATTTTTGCCATAGTATATTTGGCATTGATGTGCTACTATAACATAACTCTTACTTTTGTATCCCTAGCAGTTTTACCACTATTTGCAGCTTTAACAATTATTTCCACCCCCATTTTAAGAAATTGGTTAAATCAGACTTTTAACCGTAGTGCGGATAGTCAGGCATTTTTGGTAGAGACAATTACAGCTATTCATTCTGTAAAAGCACATGCAGCAGAACCAGTAGCTAGGGAAAGATGGGAAGGACTATTTGCTAAGTTTATCCGCACTGGATTTAAAGCTTCTACAACTTCCAATATCAGTAGCAATATCGGCAATTTCTTCACTAATTTTTCTAACTTATTAATACTTTGGGTGGGAGCAAGATTAGTGATTGACCACCAAATCACTGTGGGTCAATTAATTGCTTTTCAAATGTTATCAGCAAGAGTAACAGGACCCTTATTACGATTGGTGCAACTATGGCAAAATCTCCAACAGGTTTTACTATCTGTAGATAGAATTGGCGATATTCTTAATGCTGCACCAGAAGCGGAAATGGGAACGGGATTAGTTCTACCACCACTAAAAGGAGAAGTTACTTTCCAACAGGTTTTTTTCCGTTACAGTCCCCACACCGAACCAGTGTTAAAGGGAATTTCTTTCCAAGTCCAACCAGGTCAGTTTATAGGGATTGTGGGACGCAGTGGTTCTGGTAAAAGTACCCTATCTAAACTTTTACAAAGACTATATCAAATTGAATCGGGACGTATTTTAATAGATGGCTTTGATCTCAAAAGTTGCGACCTAGCATCTTTAAGACGACAGATTGCTGTGGTCTTACAAGAGGACTTTTTATTTAATGGTTCGATTTTAGAAAACATTAGTTTAGGTAATCCAGATATTACAGCTAAACAGGTAGTAGAAGCAGCCAAATTAGCAGTTGCACACGATTTTATCAGTCAATTACCATTTGGTTATGAAACTAATGTAGGTGAAAGGGGTACAGCTTTATCCGGTGGACAAAGACAAAGAATAGCACTAGCTAGAATGTTTCTTTCTCCAGCACCAATTCTAATCTTAGACGAAGCAACTAGCGCCTTAGATAGTGAAACTGAACAGCAAGTTTTATCCAATTTACAAAAGATTTCTGCTAACCGTACGGTGTTTTTAATTGCCCATAGATTTGCTCCTTTAAAGCGTGCAGACCTCATTTTGGTTATGGAAAAGGGAATTGTTGCAGAACAAGGCAATCACCCAAGTTTACTACAACAAAAAGGTCTATACTGGTCACTTTATCAAAGACAGCAAATGAGTGTTTAA
- a CDS encoding chlorophyll a/b-binding protein: MSNAAKTVTSVPEDRNAWRWGFTPQAEIWNGRLAMIGFVAATLIELFSGQGFLHFWGIL; this comes from the coding sequence ATGAGTAATGCAGCAAAAACCGTTACCTCCGTACCAGAAGACCGCAATGCATGGCGTTGGGGGTTCACTCCCCAGGCCGAGATTTGGAATGGTCGCTTGGCCATGATTGGTTTTGTAGCAGCAACCTTAATTGAGTTGTTTTCTGGTCAAGGTTTCCTACATTTTTGGGGTATTTTATAG
- the gyrA gene encoding DNA gyrase subunit A, whose protein sequence is MAEQLNLLNTGQVVSTALHTEMQRSYLEYAMSVIVGRALPDVRDGLKPVHRRILYAMHELGLTPDRPYRKCARVVGDVLGKYHPHGDQAVYDALVRLVQDFSSRYPLLGGHGNFGSVDNDPPAAMRYTETRLAPIGHEAMLREIGEETVEFVGNFDNSQQEPTVLPAQLPFLLINGCAGIAVGMATNIPPHNLGEIVDGLIALIDHPDLTEEKLLELIPGPDFPTGGQIVGNGGIKEAYNTGKGGIILRGVVSLEEIVSTRGGKRRTAIIVTELPYQVNKAGWIEKVADLVNQGRLHGISDLRDESDRQGMRVVIELKRDANPEEVIGELYHQTALQTTFGAILLALVEGQPRQLSLRQMLQEFLRFREDTLNRRYSYELGKAENRASIVAGLLKALSAVDEVISILRQSPDGSTAKMVLCQQLELTETQADAILAMPLRRLTSLEQQNLQEEFHQLNEQITSLRRLLEDRRELLKSLKKDLRNLKRKYGDTRRTKLIPGHIAVKADKVKPSSPGEKEKSKISPEEQPPEPAILEFTQRGYVRRLAPGSKKAKAEAIMGENDFLIQTEITNTHQDLLILNTSGKVYPAKVGDISPISARSPRGIPLITLLTSTAQGNVEGILGRFILPETKDTHDMVIVTKQGRIKRLSLEELTNVSKRGITILKVKDDDQLCFAQLTNPNHNLILASSGGRCLRFAINDDQLPVMGRGAMGLQSFRILKSQQIIGCVTIGQEENLLLVTQEGYAKRISSSSIRPGNRGDLGTQMLKFHNKTDNLVAITRTNTSQEVALVTNKDRMLKTSIESIPILDRDARGENIFPMTRDEIITSVVLVLETGS, encoded by the coding sequence ATGGCAGAACAGTTAAACCTTCTCAACACGGGACAGGTAGTTTCTACGGCCCTACACACGGAAATGCAACGGTCTTATTTAGAATATGCCATGAGTGTGATTGTAGGGCGAGCATTACCAGACGTACGCGACGGATTAAAACCAGTACATCGGCGAATTTTATATGCCATGCACGAATTGGGTTTAACACCAGATAGACCCTATCGAAAATGTGCTCGCGTAGTTGGTGATGTGTTGGGTAAATACCATCCCCATGGTGACCAAGCTGTATATGATGCTTTGGTGAGATTAGTACAGGATTTTTCCAGTCGCTATCCCCTACTGGGGGGACATGGTAATTTTGGCAGTGTGGATAATGACCCACCAGCAGCAATGCGGTATACGGAAACCCGCTTGGCACCAATTGGTCATGAAGCAATGCTCAGGGAAATTGGCGAGGAAACGGTGGAATTTGTGGGCAACTTCGACAATTCCCAGCAGGAACCCACCGTCTTACCAGCTCAGTTGCCATTTTTGTTAATCAATGGCTGTGCTGGGATTGCTGTGGGAATGGCAACTAATATTCCCCCCCATAATTTAGGGGAAATAGTTGACGGTTTAATCGCTTTAATTGACCATCCTGACCTAACGGAGGAAAAACTACTGGAATTAATTCCAGGTCCGGACTTTCCCACCGGTGGACAAATTGTTGGTAATGGGGGAATAAAGGAAGCATACAATACGGGTAAGGGTGGTATTATCCTACGTGGTGTGGTTTCCCTGGAAGAAATTGTTTCTACCCGAGGTGGAAAGCGTCGCACGGCGATTATCGTCACCGAATTACCCTATCAGGTCAATAAAGCTGGTTGGATTGAAAAGGTGGCTGATCTGGTTAATCAAGGTCGCTTACACGGAATTTCGGATTTGCGTGATGAGAGCGATCGCCAGGGAATGCGGGTAGTAATTGAACTCAAACGGGATGCTAACCCGGAGGAGGTAATTGGGGAACTGTATCACCAAACGGCATTACAAACTACCTTTGGAGCCATTCTGCTGGCTTTAGTAGAAGGACAACCCCGTCAGTTAAGCCTGCGACAAATGTTACAGGAGTTTCTCCGTTTTCGGGAAGATACTCTTAACCGTCGCTACAGTTATGAGTTGGGCAAAGCTGAAAACCGAGCAAGTATAGTTGCTGGTTTATTGAAAGCTCTTTCCGCTGTGGATGAGGTAATTTCAATCTTACGACAGTCCCCCGATGGTAGTACAGCCAAAATGGTCCTTTGTCAGCAATTAGAGCTAACGGAAACTCAAGCTGATGCTATTTTGGCTATGCCATTACGTCGTTTAACTAGTTTAGAACAGCAAAATTTACAAGAAGAGTTTCATCAGCTCAATGAGCAGATTACTTCCTTGCGCAGACTCTTAGAAGACCGGCGTGAGTTACTCAAATCCTTGAAAAAGGATTTACGAAATCTCAAACGTAAATATGGGGATACAAGAAGAACTAAATTAATACCTGGGCACATAGCTGTTAAAGCAGATAAGGTCAAGCCATCCTCTCCAGGAGAAAAGGAAAAATCCAAAATTTCCCCGGAGGAACAACCACCAGAACCCGCCATTTTGGAATTTACCCAGCGTGGCTACGTACGTCGTCTGGCTCCTGGTAGCAAAAAAGCTAAGGCTGAAGCTATCATGGGAGAAAATGATTTTCTCATTCAAACTGAAATAACTAATACCCACCAAGATCTATTGATTCTCAATACTAGTGGCAAAGTGTACCCTGCGAAAGTGGGAGATATTTCCCCTATTAGTGCCCGTTCTCCCAGGGGAATACCATTAATTACTCTGCTCACTAGCACAGCTCAAGGGAATGTGGAGGGGATTCTGGGTCGTTTTATCCTTCCGGAAACCAAAGATACTCATGACATGGTTATAGTAACCAAACAAGGAAGAATTAAGCGGCTTTCCTTAGAAGAATTAACCAATGTTAGCAAGCGGGGAATAACCATATTAAAGGTAAAAGATGATGACCAATTGTGTTTTGCCCAATTAACCAATCCCAATCACAACCTGATTTTAGCCAGTTCTGGAGGTCGTTGTTTACGTTTTGCCATTAACGATGACCAACTACCAGTTATGGGACGTGGTGCCATGGGTTTACAATCCTTCCGTATTCTTAAAAGTCAGCAAATTATAGGGTGTGTCACGATTGGACAAGAAGAAAATTTACTGTTAGTAACCCAGGAGGGATATGCTAAAAGAATATCCAGTAGTAGTATAAGACCGGGTAATCGAGGTGATTTGGGCACACAGATGTTGAAGTTCCATAACAAAACCGATAACCTGGTGGCCATAACTAGGACTAATACCAGTCAGGAAGTAGCACTGGTTACTAATAAAGATCGCATGCTCAAAACATCTATAGAATCCATACCCATCCTAGATAGAGATGCTAGAGGAGAGAACATCTTCCCCATGACTCGGGATGAAATAATTACATCAGTAGTTTTAGTCCTAGAAACGGGAAGTTAA
- a CDS encoding response regulator, whose product MKTVLIVEDDLINARVFTKILTKRAGLAVKHTENVAEVITIAQSGGADLILMDVSLSHSLYQGESVDGIKITQLLKSHPQTARIPIILVTAHAMDGDRENFLKQSGADDYISKPVVDHQQFIAQVKNLLNGN is encoded by the coding sequence ATGAAGACAGTTTTGATTGTGGAAGATGACCTAATTAATGCTCGTGTCTTTACCAAGATTTTAACCAAACGTGCTGGTTTAGCGGTAAAACACACGGAAAATGTGGCAGAAGTTATCACCATCGCCCAATCAGGGGGAGCTGATTTGATTTTAATGGATGTTTCTCTTTCCCACAGTCTCTATCAAGGTGAGTCTGTGGATGGGATCAAAATTACACAACTGTTAAAATCTCACCCCCAAACAGCAAGGATACCTATCATTCTGGTCACCGCCCACGCCATGGACGGCGATCGCGAGAATTTTCTTAAACAAAGTGGTGCTGATGACTATATTTCTAAACCAGTTGTTGACCACCAACAATTTATTGCTCAAGTTAAGAATCTCCTGAATGGTAACTGA